A single Pirellulales bacterium DNA region contains:
- the cphA gene encoding cyanophycin synthetase — protein sequence MEFRRVRALRGPNVWANFPVLEALVDLGPWKDSPSDELPGFNERLMRWLPSMIEHRCSVGERGGFFERLRRGTYQAHILEHVTLELQTLAGTEVGFGRARETDEEGVYRVAIEYEEEDLARAALETGRRLCLAAIEDRPFDVQDEIAKLRIVAQRVCLGPSTRSIVRAAQARGVPFFRLNDGSLVQLGYGARQRRILAAETDRTGAIAESIAQDKELTKSLLRAGGIPVPDGRQVTSAADAWTAACDIGLPVVVKPKDGSQGRGVATNLRTLEQVQKAYQAASENWSRIVVERHAPGDDYRMLVVGDRLIAAARREPAKVIGDGVHTVAQLVEIVNCDPRRGDDHATSLSKIYLDELARDVLDAQGLHADSVPETGRTVLIRRNANLSTGGTAVDVTDWVHPEVAARAIEAARIVGLDIAGVDIVATDVSRPLEEQGGVIVEVNAAPGLRMHLDPSQGQPRPVGEAIVRLLFAPGDEGRIPLVAVTGTNGKTTTARLIAHCFRQVHPTVGLTCTDGIFLNDRRIDTGDCAGPLSARNVLTNPLVDAAVFETARGGILRAGLGFDRCDVAVVTNIGEGDHLGIDGVDSLEKLAKVKRTIVDVVAPKGYAVLNAADPHVAPMSEKCPGGTIFFCRDEQQAALAAHRERGGRATFVREGEIVLAQGAQIWPLCRVADVPITRGGGVAFMVDNALAAAGAAWGSGLSLDLIRRGLTTFGNDFSQLPGRFNMLRVGDATIIVDYGHNYSALEALVETIAHLPNQRRTVVYSAAGDRRDEDMIRQGRLLGDEFDRVILYEDHYLRGRASGEIIALFRQGLRDGRRVAETYELRGSLLAVESALEMAQPGELL from the coding sequence ATGGAGTTTCGTCGCGTTCGGGCTCTGCGTGGGCCGAATGTGTGGGCCAATTTTCCGGTGCTCGAGGCCCTCGTCGATTTGGGCCCTTGGAAAGATTCGCCCTCGGATGAGCTGCCCGGCTTCAACGAGCGGTTGATGCGCTGGTTGCCGTCGATGATCGAGCATCGCTGCAGCGTCGGCGAGCGTGGAGGCTTTTTCGAACGGCTTCGCCGCGGCACCTATCAGGCCCATATCCTTGAGCATGTCACGCTCGAGTTGCAGACCCTGGCCGGCACCGAAGTGGGGTTTGGGCGTGCTCGCGAAACCGACGAAGAGGGCGTCTACCGGGTCGCGATCGAGTATGAAGAAGAGGATTTGGCGCGCGCTGCGCTCGAAACCGGACGGCGGTTGTGCCTGGCGGCGATCGAAGATCGCCCCTTCGACGTGCAGGACGAGATCGCCAAGCTACGGATCGTGGCTCAGCGCGTGTGTCTTGGCCCCAGCACGCGCAGCATTGTCCGCGCGGCGCAGGCCCGCGGCGTGCCGTTTTTCCGGCTGAACGACGGCAGCCTGGTGCAACTCGGTTATGGTGCACGTCAGCGCAGGATCCTGGCGGCCGAAACCGATCGGACCGGTGCGATTGCCGAATCGATCGCTCAGGACAAGGAATTGACCAAATCGCTGCTGCGCGCCGGCGGCATTCCCGTGCCGGATGGGCGTCAGGTGACCAGCGCGGCCGACGCCTGGACCGCGGCCTGCGACATCGGCTTGCCGGTCGTAGTGAAACCGAAAGACGGCAGCCAAGGGCGCGGGGTGGCCACGAACCTCCGCACGCTTGAACAAGTGCAAAAGGCCTACCAGGCCGCCAGCGAGAACTGGTCGCGGATCGTCGTCGAGCGGCATGCACCGGGCGACGATTATCGCATGCTGGTCGTGGGCGATCGGCTGATCGCCGCCGCGCGGCGCGAACCCGCCAAAGTGATCGGCGACGGCGTGCACACCGTGGCCCAGTTGGTCGAGATCGTCAACTGCGACCCGCGCCGTGGCGACGACCATGCGACCTCGCTGAGCAAGATCTATCTCGACGAACTGGCCCGCGACGTGCTCGATGCGCAAGGCTTGCACGCCGACAGCGTGCCGGAAACCGGGCGGACCGTGTTGATCCGTCGGAATGCCAACCTGTCCACTGGCGGTACGGCCGTCGATGTGACCGATTGGGTGCATCCCGAGGTTGCCGCTCGAGCGATCGAGGCGGCCCGCATCGTTGGTTTGGACATTGCCGGCGTCGATATCGTGGCGACCGACGTGAGCCGCCCGCTGGAAGAGCAGGGGGGCGTGATCGTCGAGGTGAACGCCGCGCCGGGATTGCGGATGCATCTCGATCCTTCGCAAGGACAACCCCGGCCCGTCGGCGAGGCCATCGTGCGCCTACTGTTTGCGCCCGGCGACGAAGGACGTATTCCGCTCGTGGCCGTAACCGGCACCAACGGCAAGACGACCACTGCGCGATTGATCGCCCATTGCTTCCGGCAGGTCCATCCGACCGTCGGGTTGACGTGCACCGATGGGATCTTCCTCAACGACCGACGCATCGACACGGGCGATTGCGCCGGACCGCTCAGCGCGCGCAACGTGCTGACCAACCCGCTGGTCGATGCGGCCGTGTTCGAAACGGCGCGCGGAGGAATTCTGCGTGCGGGCCTCGGCTTCGATCGTTGCGATGTGGCCGTGGTGACGAATATCGGGGAAGGCGACCACCTGGGGATCGATGGGGTCGATTCGCTCGAAAAGCTTGCCAAGGTCAAGCGGACGATTGTCGACGTCGTAGCGCCTAAGGGTTATGCGGTCCTGAACGCGGCTGACCCGCATGTCGCGCCGATGAGCGAGAAGTGCCCCGGCGGAACGATCTTCTTCTGCCGCGACGAGCAGCAAGCGGCGCTGGCCGCGCATCGCGAACGAGGCGGCCGCGCGACGTTCGTGCGTGAAGGCGAGATCGTGCTGGCCCAGGGCGCGCAGATCTGGCCGCTATGCCGCGTGGCCGACGTACCCATCACGCGCGGCGGCGGCGTGGCCTTCATGGTCGACAACGCCCTGGCGGCCGCGGGCGCGGCCTGGGGTTCCGGTCTGTCGCTCGATCTGATTCGCCGGGGCCTGACGACCTTCGGCAACGATTTCTCCCAGCTGCCCGGCCGGTTCAACATGCTGCGCGTGGGCGACGCGACGATCATCGTCGATTACGGCCACAACTATTCTGCGCTCGAGGCGCTCGTGGAGACGATCGCGCATCTACCGAATCAGCGGCGGACCGTCGTCTACTCGGCTGCCGGCGATCGACGCGATGAAGACATGATCCGCCAGGGACGACTGCTGGGTGACGAATTCGACCGGGTGATCCTCTACGAGGACCACTACCTGCGCGGCCGCGCCAGCGGCGAGATCATCGCGCTGTTCCGCCAGGGATTGAGAGACGGTCGCCGCGTGGCCGAGACCTACGAGCTGCGCGGGTCGCTGCTGGCCGTCGAAAGCGCGTTGGAAATGGCCCAACCGGGCGAGTTGCTG
- a CDS encoding ABC transporter ATP-binding protein/permease — protein sequence MNDRTQALSAVPPSWAHALAAALQAGERAVAWFELNLDAELRFGRGLVVLTSERLLVGRGNPGSLSARWQSWPLAEVASVRADEVGGLGSLSIFGQAARLEIVHFVPPADARAFADRFNAYTQGLPVEPQVDDEPELIEATAETPHAGLALLRLGRFARSRFKLVLLGFVLTLATTAAGLIPPYLTMPLLDEVLIPYQNEAEQLRRSSDLDAHQVAQALTELQRRESPRMRLVALYLAGLGGAATAAWLLSWAQGVVMARVSERIGMDLRNRTYEHLQKLSLDFFGRKRTGDLISRISSDTDRICTFLSDNLVDFATDCLMIVGTSAILLAIDPVLAVATLVPFPLIGWLIYRVRGRLQSGFRRGGRAFAEMTSVLADTIPGIRVVKAFAQERREIERFRRANLAVIEANDRVNTVWTFFWPLVVMLNQLGLLVVWAFGAARVFDHQITVGVLTAFLAYIGRFYTRLESMSRMFSATQRAGACTQRIFEILDRVPNVPDPANPVPTGRLRGEIELRNVGFRYGARSILQGVDLHIAPGEMIGLVGPSGAGKSTLVNLVCRFYDVAEGSILVDGVDIRNFELADYRRHIGIVLQDPFLFYGTVAENIAYGKPDATRDEIVAAARAARAHDFILRLPDGYDSLVGERGQALSGGERQRISIARALLIDPRILILDEATSSVDTETEREIQEALDNLIQGRTTIAIAHRLSTLRRADRLIVLDRGQIVETGQHQELLQTPGVYARLHKAQLEMAAEALP from the coding sequence TTGAACGACCGAACGCAAGCTCTTTCCGCTGTGCCCCCTAGCTGGGCCCATGCTCTGGCTGCCGCCCTTCAGGCAGGTGAGCGCGCCGTCGCCTGGTTCGAGCTGAACCTCGACGCAGAATTGCGATTCGGGCGCGGGCTGGTCGTGCTGACCAGCGAACGCTTGCTCGTCGGACGCGGCAATCCAGGCAGCCTTTCGGCCCGCTGGCAATCGTGGCCTCTGGCCGAAGTCGCATCGGTGCGCGCGGACGAAGTGGGGGGGCTCGGTTCGCTGTCGATCTTTGGCCAGGCGGCAAGGCTGGAGATCGTTCACTTCGTCCCTCCGGCCGACGCCCGGGCCTTCGCCGATCGCTTCAACGCCTACACCCAGGGGCTGCCCGTCGAGCCGCAGGTCGACGACGAACCCGAATTGATCGAAGCGACCGCAGAGACGCCGCATGCCGGTTTGGCCCTGTTACGGCTGGGCCGCTTCGCACGGAGCCGGTTCAAGCTGGTGCTGCTGGGCTTCGTGCTGACCCTGGCGACGACGGCGGCCGGTCTGATTCCGCCATACCTCACGATGCCGCTGCTCGACGAGGTGCTGATTCCCTATCAGAACGAGGCCGAGCAACTCCGTCGCAGCTCGGACCTCGACGCGCACCAGGTCGCCCAAGCGCTGACCGAACTGCAACGCCGCGAGTCGCCGCGGATGCGGCTGGTCGCGCTCTACCTGGCCGGTCTCGGCGGCGCCGCCACGGCTGCCTGGCTGCTGAGCTGGGCCCAGGGCGTCGTCATGGCGCGGGTCAGCGAACGGATCGGCATGGACCTCCGCAATCGCACCTACGAACACCTGCAAAAGCTCTCGCTCGATTTCTTCGGCCGCAAGCGCACCGGCGACTTGATCTCCCGAATCTCGAGCGACACCGATCGCATCTGCACGTTTCTCTCGGACAATCTCGTCGACTTCGCCACCGACTGCCTGATGATTGTCGGCACGTCAGCCATCCTGCTAGCGATCGATCCCGTACTGGCCGTGGCCACGCTCGTCCCGTTTCCGCTCATCGGCTGGCTGATCTACCGCGTGCGAGGTCGCCTGCAGAGCGGCTTCCGGCGCGGCGGGCGTGCCTTCGCCGAAATGACCAGCGTGCTGGCCGACACGATTCCCGGCATTCGCGTGGTGAAGGCCTTTGCCCAGGAGCGCCGCGAGATCGAGCGCTTTCGCCGGGCCAACCTGGCCGTGATCGAGGCCAACGATCGCGTCAACACCGTCTGGACGTTTTTCTGGCCGTTGGTGGTGATGCTCAACCAGCTGGGACTGCTCGTCGTGTGGGCGTTTGGCGCCGCACGCGTCTTCGATCACCAGATCACCGTCGGCGTGCTGACGGCGTTTCTCGCCTACATCGGACGCTTCTACACCAGGCTCGAATCGATGAGCCGGATGTTTTCTGCCACGCAACGGGCCGGCGCCTGCACGCAGCGCATCTTCGAGATCCTCGATCGCGTGCCGAATGTGCCCGACCCGGCGAACCCCGTGCCTACGGGCCGCCTGCGCGGCGAGATCGAGCTGCGCAACGTGGGATTCCGCTACGGCGCGCGATCGATCTTGCAAGGCGTCGATCTACACATCGCGCCCGGCGAGATGATCGGCCTCGTCGGCCCCAGCGGCGCGGGCAAGAGCACGCTGGTGAACCTGGTGTGCCGCTTCTATGACGTCGCCGAGGGGTCGATCCTGGTCGACGGCGTCGACATCCGCAACTTCGAGCTAGCCGACTATCGCCGGCACATCGGCATCGTGCTTCAGGACCCGTTCCTGTTCTATGGCACCGTGGCCGAGAACATCGCCTATGGCAAGCCCGATGCCACGCGCGACGAGATCGTCGCCGCGGCCCGCGCCGCCCGGGCTCACGACTTCATCCTCCGCTTGCCCGACGGCTACGATTCGCTCGTCGGCGAGCGCGGCCAGGCGCTGTCGGGCGGCGAGCGGCAACGCATTTCGATTGCCCGCGCGCTGCTGATCGATCCGCGCATCCTGATCCTCGACGAGGCCACTTCGTCGGTCGATACCGAAACCGAGCGCGAGATCCAGGAAGCACTCGACAATCTCATTCAGGGCCGCACGACGATCGCCATCGCCCACCGCTTGAGCACGCTGCGCCGCGCCGACCGGTTGATCGTTCTCGATCGCGGGCAGATCGTCGAGACCGGCCAACACCAGGAGCTGCTGCAGACCCCCGGCGTCTACGCCCGTCTGCACAAGGCCCAACTCGAAATGGCTGCCGAGGCCCTGCCTTGA
- a CDS encoding DUF1854 domain-containing protein — MIRTNMNATPHGTDFRLHDDPWGRLVWTAADGREEVDVEVLRAFPMTDPQRWIVIRSAAGKELACVAEPDRLVPETRTRLLAALARREFSPKITRVARISTITCPAQWEVETDHGPVSFTVKQDDDVRRQGQQGLLIVDAHGNRYHIVDTRQLDADSRHWIEQYL; from the coding sequence TTGATTCGGACCAACATGAACGCCACGCCGCATGGCACCGATTTCCGCTTGCACGACGACCCCTGGGGCCGGCTCGTGTGGACCGCCGCCGATGGTCGCGAGGAAGTCGACGTCGAAGTGCTGCGGGCGTTCCCCATGACCGATCCGCAGCGCTGGATCGTCATCCGCAGCGCCGCGGGCAAGGAGCTGGCCTGTGTCGCGGAGCCCGATCGCCTGGTTCCGGAGACGCGCACGCGTCTGCTGGCCGCGCTCGCGCGCCGCGAGTTCTCGCCGAAGATCACTCGCGTCGCCCGCATTTCGACGATCACTTGCCCAGCCCAATGGGAAGTCGAGACCGATCATGGGCCAGTGAGCTTCACCGTCAAGCAGGACGACGACGTGCGGCGCCAGGGACAGCAAGGGCTGCTGATCGTCGACGCCCACGGCAACCGGTATCACATCGTCGATACCCGGCAGCTCGATGCCGACAGCCGCCACTGGATCGAGCAATACCTCTAG
- a CDS encoding right-handed parallel beta-helix repeat-containing protein: protein MARLDAGALGRRSFLLTGAAAALAWRSTRSRADDPLSVNGPRATSGDVVEPQWDERVSVTVGREGADIIGSDHRALQAAVDYVAGLGGGTVRILPGTYELRNAVYLRSRVRVVGSGAESILTKAPSVETRLSADSDWYDQEITLADAAGFRLGDGVCLKTRNPHNGGVDVVKRTLVARSGNRFKLDRALRQNFWQQGDTTAATLYPLFSGEEITDFAIESLVLDGNKANNLLLDGNYAGCVFLQDCSRATIHAVEARSYHGDGLSWQVCHDVTVKDCYSHDHAGLGLHPGSGSQRPVMENNRLERNDIGLFFCWGVKFGVARANELRGNRVGVSIGHRDTDNLVVDNLIADSRETGILFRPERGHDFAPHRNRFERNRVVNTGADTAVAVDVQGQVESIQLVENTLSETRAAMSRVGIRIGAEAKDIELSGNTIQGFAHDVQDLRPVAAG from the coding sequence ATGGCAAGACTTGATGCTGGCGCCCTGGGGCGGCGCTCGTTCTTACTCACCGGTGCCGCAGCAGCGCTGGCGTGGAGATCGACTCGATCGCGTGCCGACGATCCGCTTTCGGTCAACGGACCGCGGGCCACCTCGGGGGACGTGGTCGAGCCGCAATGGGACGAACGAGTTTCCGTCACCGTCGGCCGAGAAGGGGCCGACATCATCGGCAGCGATCACCGCGCGCTCCAGGCGGCGGTCGACTATGTCGCCGGCCTGGGCGGCGGTACCGTGCGCATTCTGCCCGGCACCTACGAGCTGCGCAACGCGGTCTACCTGCGGTCGCGCGTTCGCGTGGTGGGGAGCGGCGCCGAGTCGATCCTCACCAAGGCCCCATCGGTCGAGACGCGCCTGTCGGCCGACTCCGACTGGTACGATCAGGAGATCACCTTGGCCGATGCTGCCGGGTTTCGGTTGGGTGACGGCGTGTGCCTGAAAACTCGCAATCCCCACAACGGCGGCGTCGATGTCGTCAAGCGCACGCTCGTGGCTCGCAGCGGCAATCGCTTCAAGCTCGATCGCGCCTTGCGGCAGAACTTCTGGCAGCAAGGCGACACGACCGCCGCCACTTTGTATCCCTTGTTCAGCGGCGAGGAAATCACGGACTTCGCCATCGAGAGTCTCGTGCTCGACGGCAACAAGGCGAACAACCTGTTGCTCGATGGCAACTACGCCGGCTGCGTCTTCTTGCAGGATTGCAGCCGCGCCACGATCCACGCCGTCGAGGCGCGCAGCTACCACGGCGACGGGCTGAGCTGGCAAGTCTGCCACGATGTGACCGTCAAGGACTGTTACAGCCACGATCATGCGGGGCTGGGCCTGCATCCCGGCAGCGGCTCGCAGCGCCCCGTCATGGAAAACAATCGCCTGGAGCGCAACGACATCGGGCTGTTCTTCTGCTGGGGTGTGAAGTTCGGGGTGGCCCGGGCCAACGAGCTGCGCGGCAATCGCGTCGGCGTATCGATCGGCCATCGCGACACGGACAATCTCGTCGTCGACAACCTGATTGCCGACAGCCGCGAGACGGGCATCTTGTTCCGTCCCGAGCGCGGCCACGATTTTGCCCCGCACCGCAATCGCTTCGAGCGCAACCGCGTCGTCAACACCGGCGCCGACACCGCCGTGGCCGTCGACGTCCAGGGGCAAGTCGAGTCGATTCAGCTTGTCGAGAACACGCTGTCGGAAACCCGTGCCGCGATGTCGCGCGTGGGCATCCGCATCGGCGCAGAGGCCAAAGATATCGAACTCTCGGGCAACACGATCCAGGGCTTTGCCCACGATGTCCAGGACCTGCGCCCCGTCGCGGCCGGCTAA
- a CDS encoding transporter: protein MSIRWCRWREGTIWDRKTLLHWPGGDGTEGGPPGADEPLASDRPDFVEASTTVGRGCWQLESGYTYVHDDEPGSNLNAHSWPELLLRVGVLADWLELRVGQNFGSDAVVESAARQTLDGADDLYVGVKLGLTPQDGWLPEFALVPQMLLPTGADDRSNHEALPGVNALYGWEINDLLGVGASTQANRVIDSDTGNDYVEFSQAVTINYTLGERLGAYTEWFAFMPHAADTALPEQYADGGFVFRATHNLQFDLRVGLGLNHAADDFFAGTGCVIRFGAR, encoded by the coding sequence TTGTCGATTCGCTGGTGCCGTTGGCGCGAAGGCACGATCTGGGACCGCAAGACGCTCTTGCATTGGCCCGGCGGCGACGGCACCGAGGGAGGACCGCCCGGCGCGGACGAGCCACTGGCATCGGACCGGCCGGACTTCGTGGAAGCGAGCACCACAGTTGGGCGCGGCTGCTGGCAGCTCGAGTCGGGCTACACCTATGTCCACGACGATGAGCCCGGGAGCAATCTCAATGCCCATAGCTGGCCGGAACTCTTGCTCCGCGTAGGCGTGCTGGCCGACTGGCTGGAGTTGCGCGTCGGGCAAAACTTTGGCAGCGACGCGGTCGTGGAAAGCGCGGCGCGGCAGACGCTCGACGGGGCCGACGATCTCTACGTAGGCGTCAAGCTGGGGCTGACGCCTCAGGACGGCTGGTTGCCCGAGTTTGCCCTGGTGCCGCAGATGTTGTTGCCGACCGGGGCCGACGATCGCTCGAACCACGAGGCGCTGCCGGGCGTCAATGCGCTATACGGCTGGGAGATCAACGACCTGCTGGGCGTCGGCGCGAGCACGCAGGCAAACCGCGTGATCGACTCGGACACGGGCAACGACTATGTCGAGTTCTCGCAGGCCGTCACGATCAACTATACCTTGGGCGAACGCTTGGGGGCCTATACCGAGTGGTTCGCGTTCATGCCGCATGCTGCCGACACGGCCTTGCCGGAACAGTATGCCGACGGCGGTTTCGTGTTCCGCGCGACCCACAACCTGCAGTTCGACCTGCGCGTGGGTCTGGGCCTCAATCACGCTGCCGACGATTTCTTTGCGGGCACCGGCTGCGTGATCCGATTTGGCGCGCGTTAG
- the pyrF gene encoding orotidine-5'-phosphate decarboxylase, with protein sequence MENFSDRLAAAIHRTASPVCVGLDPRAEQLPAGLLRRPPSQASPAEKAEAYAAFCREVIDAVAGQVPVVKPQSAFFEQLGSVGLQALAQTIAHARGRNLLVVLDAKRNDIGTTAEAYAQGLLGDGSSSDLAADALTVSPYLGHDSLLPFVEVARAQGCGLFVLAKTSNPGGAQFQDLEAQGQPLYRHVAAYIESLAAAEPAQCGYGIVGAVAGATYPEQLAELRAAMPHTWLLVPGYGAQGGTAADVAVAFGARGLGAIVNNSRGLIFAASREPYRSRFGAARWQDAVAAATRDMADELRAHAQFG encoded by the coding sequence ATGGAAAACTTCAGCGACCGGCTCGCCGCAGCCATCCACCGCACGGCCAGCCCCGTGTGCGTGGGTCTCGATCCCCGAGCCGAGCAGCTCCCAGCGGGGCTGCTTCGTCGGCCTCCTTCGCAAGCGTCACCCGCCGAGAAGGCCGAGGCATACGCAGCATTCTGCCGCGAAGTCATCGACGCCGTTGCCGGGCAGGTGCCGGTGGTCAAACCCCAGTCGGCGTTTTTCGAGCAGCTCGGCAGCGTCGGCCTGCAAGCGTTGGCCCAAACCATCGCGCATGCCCGAGGGCGCAACCTGCTGGTGGTCCTCGACGCCAAGCGCAACGACATCGGTACAACCGCCGAGGCCTATGCGCAAGGTTTGCTCGGCGACGGCAGCTCGAGCGACCTGGCGGCCGACGCGCTGACGGTCAGTCCCTACCTGGGCCACGACAGCTTGTTGCCGTTTGTCGAGGTCGCACGGGCGCAAGGCTGCGGGTTGTTCGTGCTGGCCAAGACTTCGAATCCCGGCGGCGCCCAGTTTCAAGACCTGGAAGCGCAAGGTCAGCCGCTCTACCGCCACGTCGCCGCGTACATCGAATCGCTGGCGGCGGCCGAGCCGGCCCAATGCGGCTATGGAATTGTCGGCGCGGTTGCCGGGGCGACTTATCCCGAGCAGCTCGCCGAACTGCGCGCGGCAATGCCGCATACCTGGCTGTTGGTTCCCGGCTATGGTGCGCAGGGCGGTACGGCCGCCGACGTCGCCGTCGCGTTCGGCGCTCGCGGCCTGGGGGCGATCGTCAACAACTCGCGAGGGCTGATCTTTGCGGCCAGCCGCGAGCCGTACCGCTCGCGTTTTGGCGCGGCCCGCTGGCAGGACGCGGTTGCCGCCGCGACGCGCGACATGGCCGACGAGCTGCGTGCTCACGCCCAATTCGGCTGA
- the ndk gene encoding nucleoside-diphosphate kinase: MERTLIIFKPDCVQRRLVGRILARFEDKGLNPIAMKMMRVSTDLARQHYAEHVSKPFYPALESFITASPVVVAVLEGLEAIRVVRDMLGATSGLKAAAGTIRGDFSSSRQMNLVHASDGPEAAAREIALYFKSDEICGYSPAITSWLRAPDES, translated from the coding sequence ATGGAACGCACCCTGATCATTTTCAAGCCCGATTGCGTGCAGCGTCGCCTGGTGGGCCGCATTCTGGCCCGCTTCGAGGACAAGGGGCTCAACCCGATCGCCATGAAGATGATGCGCGTCAGCACGGACCTGGCGCGGCAGCATTATGCCGAGCATGTGAGCAAGCCGTTTTACCCGGCGCTGGAGAGCTTTATCACGGCCTCGCCGGTGGTGGTCGCCGTACTCGAAGGGCTCGAAGCGATTCGCGTGGTCCGCGACATGCTGGGTGCCACCAGCGGCCTGAAGGCCGCGGCCGGTACCATCCGCGGCGACTTCAGCAGCAGCCGACAGATGAACCTGGTGCACGCCTCCGACGGCCCCGAAGCGGCCGCGCGTGAGATTGCCCTGTATTTCAAGAGCGACGAAATCTGTGGCTACTCGCCCGCGATTACCAGTTGGCTGCGGGCCCCGGACGAAAGCTGA
- a CDS encoding SGNH/GDSL hydrolase family protein yields MDGTQDLSRVRSQGRRRPPVWVAKLTLLCGSVALTLGGFEVALRVLGYQPMTATALTSFFQYSDQTGWIGRPGADCRFATTSFDAHITHGRDGFRSCAANHTDLRDDAEPIWCVGDSFVWGWGIDDGHTFVDLLNAAAAQASTPSRHVYRNLGISGFATVQEFVLLEQLLARDRLPREVWLIYSSNDLYENLDTQDQDPPRPYFVSAESGFAVQNRPVPPTSGWRFKPWLKRNSLAYNFLHFYLTSARKSLKNLRETGELVVPPDPPAEQWQALAQGYGMIQELCRRHGVQMRLIYIPGLAEVDATQPSQLAERQRREHDQALQVADALHLPVLDLTDSFRSFFERRGSVPLAFAHDGHFNPLGHQVTAEAILETLGRPAVARREATPQDVPGKL; encoded by the coding sequence ATGGATGGCACGCAGGACCTGTCTAGAGTTCGCAGCCAGGGCCGTCGCCGGCCGCCTGTATGGGTTGCCAAGCTGACCCTATTGTGCGGCTCCGTCGCCTTGACCCTGGGTGGCTTCGAGGTGGCCCTGCGCGTGCTGGGCTATCAGCCGATGACGGCCACGGCCCTGACCTCGTTCTTTCAGTACAGCGATCAAACGGGTTGGATCGGCCGCCCCGGCGCCGACTGCCGATTTGCCACGACGAGCTTCGACGCACACATCACGCACGGTCGCGACGGCTTCCGGAGCTGCGCCGCGAACCACACGGACCTCCGCGACGACGCGGAACCAATCTGGTGCGTCGGCGATTCGTTCGTCTGGGGGTGGGGCATCGACGATGGTCACACGTTTGTCGACCTGCTCAACGCGGCGGCAGCGCAGGCATCGACGCCGTCGCGCCACGTGTATCGCAACCTGGGCATCTCCGGTTTTGCGACCGTCCAGGAATTCGTCTTGCTCGAACAGCTCTTGGCCCGCGACCGCCTGCCGCGCGAGGTGTGGTTGATCTACAGCTCGAACGATCTCTACGAAAACCTCGACACCCAGGACCAGGACCCGCCGCGGCCTTATTTCGTCTCGGCCGAATCCGGCTTCGCGGTTCAGAACCGTCCCGTTCCGCCGACCTCGGGCTGGCGCTTCAAGCCGTGGCTGAAACGCAACTCGTTGGCCTACAACTTCCTGCACTTCTATCTGACCAGCGCCCGCAAGTCGCTCAAGAATCTGCGCGAGACGGGCGAGTTGGTCGTGCCGCCCGATCCGCCGGCCGAACAATGGCAGGCTCTGGCCCAAGGCTATGGCATGATTCAGGAGCTCTGTCGTCGCCACGGCGTACAAATGCGTTTGATCTACATTCCCGGCCTGGCCGAGGTCGACGCCACGCAACCTTCGCAACTCGCCGAGCGGCAGCGGCGCGAACACGATCAGGCCTTGCAGGTCGCCGATGCCCTGCACTTGCCCGTGCTCGATCTGACCGATTCGTTCCGCTCGTTCTTCGAGCGGCGCGGCAGCGTGCCCTTGGCCTTCGCCCATGATGGCCATTTCAACCCGTTGGGGCACCAGGTAACCGCCGAAGCGATTCTCGAGACGCTCGGGCGACCGGCCGTGGCTCGCCGTGAGGCAACGCCTCAGGACGTGCCGGGCAAGCTGTAG